The Bos taurus isolate L1 Dominette 01449 registration number 42190680 breed Hereford chromosome 13, ARS-UCD2.0, whole genome shotgun sequence genome contains a region encoding:
- the CENPB gene encoding major centromere autoantigen B — MGPKRRQLTFREKSRIIQEVEENPDLRKGEIARRFNIPPSTLSTILKNKRAILASERKYGVASTCRKTNKLSPYDKLEGLLIAWFQQIRAAGLPVKGIILKEKALRIAEELGMDDFTASNGWLDRFRRRHGVVSCSGVARARSRSAAPRPPAAPASPPAVPSEGSGGGTTGWRAREEQPPSVAEGYASQDVFSATETSLWYDFLPDQAAGLCGSDGRARRATQRLSVLLCANADGSEKLPPLVAGKSAKPRAGQAGLPCDYTANSKGGVTTQALAKYLKALDTRMAAESRRVLLLAGRLAAQSLDTSGLRHVQLAFFPPGTVQPLERGVVQQVKGHYRQAMLLKAMAALEGQDRSGLQLGLMEALHFVAAAWQAVEPSDIAACFREAGFGGGPNATITTALKSEGEEEEEEEEEEEEEEEEGEGEEEEEEDGEEEEEEEAGEGEELGEEEEVEEEGDVDDSDEEEEEEEEESSSEGLEAEDWAQGVVEAGGSFGGYGAQEEAQCPTLHFLEGEEDSESDSEEEEEDDEEEDEDDEDDEEDGDEVPVPSFGEAMAYFAMVKRYLTSFPIDDRVQSHILHLEHDLVHVTRKNHARQAGVRGLGHQS, encoded by the coding sequence CCAGGAGGTGGAGGAAAACCCAGACCTGCGCAAGGGCGAGATCGCGCGGCGCTTCAACATCCCACCGTCCACGTTGAGCACCATCCTGAAGAACAAGCGCGCCATCCTGGCGTCGGAGCGCAAGTACGGTGTAGCCTCCACCTGTCGCAAGACCAACAAACTGTCCCCTTACGACAAGCTCGAGGGGCTGCTCATCGCCTGGTTCCAGCAAATCCGCGCCGCTGGCCTGCCGGTCAAGGGCATCATCCTCAAGGAGAAGGCGCTGCGTATAGCCGAGGAGCTGGGCATGGACGATTTCACTGCCTCCAACGGCTGGCTGGACCGCTTCCGCCGGCGCCACGGTGTAGTGTCCTGCAGCGGCGTGGCCCGCGCCAGGTCGCGCAGCGCTGCCCCCCGGCCCCCAGCGGCGCCCGCCAGCCCTCCCGCAGTGCCCTCGGAGGGCAGCGGTGGGGGTACCACGGGCTGGCGCGCTCGGGAGGAGCAGCCACCGTCGGTGGCCGAGGGCTACGCTTCCCAGGACGTGTTCAGCGCCACTGAGACCAGTCTGTGGTACGACTTCCTGCCCGACCAAGCGGCGGGGCTGTGTGGCAGTGATGGTCGGGCACGCAGGGCCACCCAGCGCCTGAGTGTCCTGCTGTGTGCCAACGCCGATGGTAGCGAGAAGCTGCCCCCACTTGTGGCTGGCAAGTCGGCCAAACCCCGTGCAGGCCAAGCTGGCCTGCCCTGTGACTATACTGCCAactctaagggtggtgtcaccacCCAGGCTCTGGCCAAGTACCTGAAGGCCCTGGACACCCGCATGGCTGCAGAATCTCGCCGAGTCCTGCTGCTGGCTGGCCGCCTGGCTGCCCAGTCCCTGGATACCTCGGGCCTGCGGCATGTGCAGCTGGCCTTCTTCCCACCAGGCACCGTGCAGCCGCTGGAGCGTGGAGTGGTCCAACAGGTGAAGGGCCACTACCGCCAGGCGATGCTGCTCAAGGCCATGGCAGCGCTAGAGGGCCAGGATCGCTCAGGCCTGCAGCTGGGCCTCATGGAGGCCCTGCACTTCGTTGCTGCGGCTTGGCAGGCTGTGGAACCTTCGGACATAGCTGCCTGCTTTCGTGAGGCTGGCTTTGGGGGTGGCCCTAATGCTACCATCACTACTGCCCTCAAGagtgagggagaggaagaggaggaggaggaggaggaggaggaagaagaggaagaggagggtgaaggggaggaggaggaggaggaagatggtgaggaggaggaggaggaggaagcaggggaaggagaggagctcggggaggaagaggaggtagAAGAGGAGGGTGATGTTGATGACAgtgatgaagaggaagaggaggaggaggaagagagctCCTCTGAGGGCTTGGAGGCTGAGGACTGGGCCCAGGGTGTAGTGGAGGCTGGTGGCAGCTTCGGAGGTTATGGTGCCCAGGAGGAGGCCCAGTGCCCTACTCTCCACTTCCTGGAAGGTGAGGAGGACTCTGAGTCAGAcagtgaggaagaagaggaagatgatGAGGAGGAGGATGAAGATGACGAAGATGATGAGGAGGATGGTGATGAGGTGCCTGTACCCAGCTTCGGGGAAGCCATGGCTTACTTTGCTATGGTCAAGAGGTacctcacctccttccccattGATGATCGTGTGCAAAGCCACATCCTCCACTTGGAACATGACCTGGTTCACGTGACCAGAAAGAACCATGCCAGGCAGGCAGGAGTTAGGGGTCTTGGACATCAAAGCTGA